The sequence TGGGCGGCACGCTCCTCGGCGCGCTTCAGCCTGCGCTTGAGCGCGGCGATCTCGACCTCCAGCGCGGTCACCTTGGCAAGCTCGGAGGCACGGCCCATCGGATCCTCGCCAGCCTGATCGCCAGTCGGATCGCCAGCCTGCGGAACCGGCTGAGGCACAACGACGGCAGAGGGCACGGCGACCAGCGTCGGCATCCCGCCCTCGGCAGCCGCCTCCTCGCCATCCGCCTTGCCGGCCGTCGCTGTCTCCGCCGCCGCCATCAACCGCTTGAGGCTGCGCTCGAGCTCGCGGATACGGGCCTTCGCCCGCGCCAGCGCCTCGCCGCCGTCATGGATCTCGCGGCGCAGGTCTTCCTCGCGCGCCATCGCGTCGCCCAGCGCCTGATCCTTGGCGCGGAACTCGGCGCGCAGGTCGTCCGCCACCGCCTCGGCACGGTCCCGCGCGATGCGGTTTTCCGTCGCCTGCTGCTGCAGCCGCTCCAGCCCCGCCTCCAGTTTCCGGTAGTCGACCGCATGCCTGGCGCGCAGGCCGGCAATCTCGCCGCGCACATCCGCATGGGTCATGGGTGTCGTCGCCTCGACGGCGGCACGGGTGAGCCGCACCGCACGGCGCCACACGGTCGGCATGAGCGCCACCGACAGCAGGCCGGCCAGGCAGAAGCCGAGGGCCACATACATTGCCGCTTCAATCAAGACCGCTCACCACCGTCTGGCCCCTGAAACCTCGCAGGCCCGCATGCGCGCCTGGAGCCCGGCCGCCGCAGGCGGCCGCATCGGCACGCCTGCAAGTTTTACCATGCCTTCTGATACAAGACGCAGGGTCATGCGCCAAGCATCTCGCAAGGTCAGCTGTCAAAAAGGGTTCCAGGTCGGCTGGTCGGTAAACTTCAGGTAGCCGACATTGACGCCGAGACGCGCACCGACGCCGGCCCGCACCGGAACCACGTAGATGTCGTGGTTGGACAGCACCGTCATGCCGAAGCCGCCGATCAGATAGGCGGAGCCGTTGACGCCGACATAGCGGCGGTAGATCGCCGAGGTGTCCGGCAGATTGTAGACCAGCATCATCACCCGGGCGCCGTCGCCGCCGATGTCCCAGCCGAAGGACGGCCCCTGCCAGAACACCTTGTGGTTACCGGCGTTGCGCGTGTAGAGCTGCCCCTCGCCGTAGCGGGCACCGGCCAGCAGCGCGCCCGACCCTTCCTCGCCGAGGATGTAGCCGTTCGGCTGGCCGTATTGCGAGACCGCGCGCTCCACCACCGAGGCAAGTCCGCCCGACAGCTGGCCGAAGAAGCGGTGGCCGGCATCGACCAGTTCGCCCTGACTGTACTGCTCCGGCTGCTGCGCCCGCGCCTGCGGCACGCCCGCGGAAAGCAGCGCGGCGAGGCCGAGAACCAGCGTTGCGGCGAAGGCAGCCGCAGAACGGCGGGTGCGAAGATGGGAAAGTCGCGTCATGATGGTCCGTCCTCAACGCTCTCATGCAAGGGAACGGCGCGAGCCTTGCGGGCGGCCGGCACGACCGGCGCCGGACGCGGGCCGCGCCGGAAACCTCCGCGGTTGCCCCCGGGCCCGCCTTGCGGGCACAGTCATCGTCCGGGGATCGCGGGACTGATTCGATGTCAGAGTGTAGTCGAAATCGGAAAAGATTATGGTGGACGGCGCACCGATACTTGCGCGCCCTCCCGGCCGTGCTGGCGCTCGCCCTTTTGGCAGGTCCCGCGCATGGCCTCGACTACGCCACCGACCCGGTTTCGGGCTATGCGCTCGGCGGCCGCGACCCGGTCGCCTATTTCATCGACCGCATGCCGCGCGAGGGCGACCGGCGCCAGGAGCTGCGCTGGGACGACACCGTGTGGATGTTCGTCAACGAGGGCAACCGCGCCGCCTTCGAGAAGGACCCGCAGATCTATGCCCCGCATCTGAAAGGCTGCGATCCGCTGGCTCTGGCGGAAGGCTTCGTCACCATCGGCAACCCGCTGATCTTCGCGCTGCATGAAGGTCGCCTGCTGCTCTTCCATTCGGAGATCAACCGCTTCCTCTTCCTCTCCGACCCGGCCAGCCTGCTCGCCGAGGCGGAGAGCCGGGCGCGGGCGCAAGGGTGCAGCCGCTGAATTCCGCCATCGCCGGATGGCTTGGCAGCATGGGAAGGGCGGTGTAACCCTTTCGCAAGGGCCGAATCGTGCCGCGCGGCGGGTTTGTGCCAGCACCGCATCGGCCACGGCCACCGGCAAGACCGTCACGCTCACTGCCAGGACATCCGCAAGGACATCGCATGACCGCCATCGACGAACTCAGCGCCCTCGATCTTGCCGCCCTGGTGGCGAGCCGCGTCTGCCACGACATCATTTCTCCCGTTGGCGCAATTACCAATGGCCTTGAGGTTCTCGACGAGGAGAACAACGAGGACATGAAGGAATTCGCCATGGACCTGATCCGCAAGAGTGCGCGTCAGGCCTCGGCGAAGCTGCAGTTCGCGCGTCTTGCCTTCGGCGCTGCCGGATCGGCCGGCGCGGAGATCGACCTCGGCGATGCCCATTCGGTCGCGGCCGGCTTCCTGGCCAACGAGAAGGCGGATCTGGACTGGCAGGTGCCCCGTCTGCTGATGGCCAAGAACCGGGTCAAGCTGCTGCTCAACCTGATCCTGCTGGCCAATCAATGTGTCCCGCGCGGCGGCCTGATCACCGTCACCATGGACGGCGATGCGCAGGCGCCTACCTTCCGGTTGAAAGTAACCGGATCGACAACCAAGGTTCCTGCTCTTGTCCTCGAGATGACATCCGGCAAGGAGCCGGAGAGGATCGACGCGCATACCGTCCAGCCGGTCTATGCAGTGCTTTTGGCTCGGGAGTCGGGCATGGATTTAGAAGTCGTTAAGGAAGACGACGGAGTCAGCATTACTGCAGCCTCGATAGGTTAAACTGCGTCAAAAGCACCCCAGGCTGTTTCAGTCTATCTTAACTGTTTAAGCCGCATTGTCTCTGGCAGGGAT comes from Stappia sp. 28M-7 and encodes:
- a CDS encoding DUF1134 domain-containing protein, giving the protein MTRLSHLRTRRSAAAFAATLVLGLAALLSAGVPQARAQQPEQYSQGELVDAGHRFFGQLSGGLASVVERAVSQYGQPNGYILGEEGSGALLAGARYGEGQLYTRNAGNHKVFWQGPSFGWDIGGDGARVMMLVYNLPDTSAIYRRYVGVNGSAYLIGGFGMTVLSNHDIYVVPVRAGVGARLGVNVGYLKFTDQPTWNPF
- the chpT gene encoding histidine phosphotransferase ChpT codes for the protein MTAIDELSALDLAALVASRVCHDIISPVGAITNGLEVLDEENNEDMKEFAMDLIRKSARQASAKLQFARLAFGAAGSAGAEIDLGDAHSVAAGFLANEKADLDWQVPRLLMAKNRVKLLLNLILLANQCVPRGGLITVTMDGDAQAPTFRLKVTGSTTKVPALVLEMTSGKEPERIDAHTVQPVYAVLLARESGMDLEVVKEDDGVSITAASIG